Sequence from the Muntiacus reevesi chromosome 9, mMunRee1.1, whole genome shotgun sequence genome:
GGCTGAAGCGTGGCTGCCTTTGAGGAGGTAAGTGCCTTTCCATGGGAGTCAGGGCGTAAGCCAAGGCGTGCTGAGGTCTGAGGGGGCTCGGACCTTGCGTGACACTGTCTCCTCAGCAGGCGGGGCAGCCAGGGAGCAGGGTCCAGAAGTGGATACCTTTCTGCCCCAGGCACGTTAACGCCCTGCCCCTAAGGTTGCCAGCCATTGTCTGGATGACCTTCCCGCTTGCGGCCCAGCTGTGTCCTAGGTCAGTTTCGTGTGGAAACTCGGTAGCCGATGGAGAAAGCACCCACGGTCAGAAGTGAATCTCAGCAAGGTTGCTACTTGGTCAACCctgtggtttttttaaaaaaataaatttctggcaAGCAAAGGTAAATGGTTCTCTTTATAATAAGAACTACTTTTGATCTTCCTCACTCCTTAAGACAGTGAAATTATTGGCTGATGTGACTGCCTATCTAAGCTtctaaaacagcaaaaaaaaaacccaaaaaggcAGCCTGAAGTagccgactcagtggaaaagatgctgatgctgggaaagattgagggcaagagaagggaccagcagagggtgagagggttggatggcatggtggatatgagtttgagcaaatgctgGGAGAGAGTGGACAGCaagtgtggcatgctgcagttcaaggggttgcagagtcaggaacgactgagcggctgaacggaacgggcacaactgaagtaactCCTGCAGCAGGCAGGTCCAGAAACCACGAGAAAACCCAGCTGACAGCAGCTTGACCTACGCCCAGCGTGACATGGCTGAAGTCTGTTGGTGTGAGCCAGGGTTGATCTAGACCAGCAGACAGAAAACCACTCATTCCACTCACGTTAACCCAGGGTTTCAGAGTGAGGGTTTAGCCTTCACTTGCAGACAGGAAAATAAAGGGCTCTGGCCAGCTTTCTGAGATGAGGGTCTAAGGGTGCCTGTTTAAATGAGGACACAGCCTTTTGCTTTCGACAGAAGAGGTGGCATGAGATGTCACACTGCCCCCTGCGTCCCTTTCACGCCGTGATCATCCACTGGCTCACCTCTGGCTGCGTCTAAAAGCTTTACTATCCAGAGAGAATTGTGTTAAGGGATTGTAGGCAAAAGTTAAGAGCTCTCTAGACTCTGAAATGACAAGAGTTTTGGTCGTTACAAGAAATCACTTAAGTAAAAACAGGATCTCTTTTGTCTCAAGTGGTTCTCTTCCCCATAGTCCTGCTTACAGATGGGCCCGGACCAGAGTTCCGTCCTCGTAGCTTCCCATCAGAGATCAGTCACCCTGCCTTTAGCACACAGAATAACACAAGTCAGGGGGGCTGGTTAGATCaggatttctttttattccttgttGGTTTAAAATGGCTaatcagaataaaaaataaaagggcctCTGTCTAGAGGCTGGGGTTGCCCCTATTTTTGAAGGTGAGAACCCAGGTATCCCATCTACCCAGCACCATACTGAGGTGGGCAGAGGGGGGCTCCCAAGGGACAGCTGGAGGGGCCTCGGCCTGCTGCTCCTTCTCTTAATCCCGTTTTTGGCATGTGATGAGAAATATTGCTTTTTGGATTCTTCTTTCCCGGCCTTGGGTTTAAAAGTAATGTTAACCGTGTGAACGGGGGAGGAGGGCTTTGAGGGGCCCGCTGGAGAGGCCCGCTCTGCTCCCTCCCCCCCAAGGGGGGGTCACCCCAATATTGTTGCTGGAGCTCTGCCAAGCCCTTCTTCTGACTGCCCCCCCCACCAGTCACAGGGCTGAGGCGCCCTCCCCAGGGGACACTAAGTGCCGCGGAGCCTGGAAAACCACTCTCCTCTCCAGGCCCTCCTCCGACAGACCCCACCCCGACTCTCCCAGCTCCTTCCTGACCACGCAGCGCGGACAGCTCGGGTGCTGTGTCCCTGGATGGTAACTGGGACCCAGAGCAGGAAccacagggaggagggagacttCAGTGGCGTCTGCTCTCTCCTCCTGCTGGTCTGAGGAGCAGGAAGAGTAAGGGCCCCCTCACTCATCTCCCTCCCTCATCTTCCAATCCCAGGATAGATATATAATTTCtttgatatttataatatatatatatatatatatatatatgtacacacacacctgGTAAcgcagaagaggaaaaaaatagaatccgtaacaataataaaaaaaattatttctggttTAAAAATGATCTGGTTCCCTCCAGGGCGAGCAATTGCAcaaatgtccactgagtctggtccagggggtgaggggggcagggTCTTGAAAGGTGGAGGGGGATGCTACCCCAGTCTTGGGGCCCCAGCCCCCCTGCACTTTATGAAACACCCCCCCTCTCCTCGGAATCGGCGGTTCACACGTCCATGCGGGgagggcccctggaggagggggtggcccGGGGGCCCTTTGGCGCAGGCGCGGAGGCGGCCCAGGCTCACACGGAGATCTCGTAGGTGGTGCCGCCCACCCCCGACACCTTCTTGACACCGCCCCTCGTGGGGCTGCTGAGAGGCGGCTGGCCCGGGCCGGGGGCGGCTGAGCCTATGCTCTTGGGCTGTCCGTTGGATTTGCTGTAGGCGGTCTTGAGCTGTACTTCATCtctgagaaggaaaggagagaggggtcaGTGTGGAGCACGAGACAGCCAAGGGACGCGCTTTCAAAGAGGCTGAGAGAAAAGGTGCCCTCTACACACGCCCTTCTGACGCGAACACCCCCTTTCATCTTGCTGTCCCGTTGACAAGCAGCCTGCTTCCCTCTCGCCCCTATTCACTGCTTCTCTCCAGTAGCAGCCACACTGTTCAGTTCCTCCCCGGCAAACAAACTGCTTTTTAGGTGGACGAGACTAAGGGGAACGCCCTCTGCTCAGTCTCAACAGGTGAGGCCCAGGCAGGCAGGCGGAGGACGAGGGCAAAGGCAGGGCGAGCCGGGTGCGCGCTGGAAGGCACCGGCGCCCCGAGGCCGCCTGCAGGCAGGACGCGGACACTTACTTGGGCGTCAGTAAGGGCTGCAGGGCCACTTCCTCCGTCTCGGGGGCGCCAGGGGGCGCTTTCTGGCTGCTGTAAGACACGGAGCGGCCCAGGTAGGGGGCGGGCGGGCCTGGCTCGGGGGATGCGAGGGCCCGGCCCCTCAGCCCATCCGGCTTGCCGAACCGGGGGGCCGCGGGGCGTGCCAGCGGCGCCTTGCCCAGGGGCGAGCGCTTGGAGTCGTCGGAGGAGGAGCTGGTGCGCGGCGCGTGGCCTGAGCCGGGCGTGCACTGGACGCCGGAGTCCCCCAGGCCCGGCTCCTCCTCGCGGCCGGGCGGCGGCGACTGGCGCAGCAGCTTCTCGCGCTCCTGCAGGGAGGCCACGATGTGGCGCGACAGGTTGTCGTAGCGGACAGGCGAGGGCTCGCGGGGCGCTGGGCCGCCGGGCGCCAGGCGGGGGTGCCGCTCGGCCTCCCGCTGCTGGGCCAGCCGGGCCGACAGGAAGGGAGACGTGTAGCCCAGAGGCGGCTCTGGCTCTGGGCCCGCCTGCACGGACTGGAAATCGGGGCTGTCGGAGGGCGTGAGCAGGCTGTCATAGGACAGGCTCCCGTTGCGTGTCTGGTTGGCCAGGCTCTTATAGGAGGTGGAGGTTGTGCCTTCGGAGCGGATGGACTGCAGCTGGCCCAGCTCGAAGCCCGTGCCCTGGGCAGACTTGAGGCTGGAGGAGCGCGAGCCGCTGGACAGCGGGTCAAAGGGGAAGCCTTTGCCGAAGGTGGGCGAACGGAAGCTCTCGGGCTCCAGGCTTGGCTCCGAGCGGTAGCTGGGATGGCGGCTGCTCTCTGCGATGGAGGTCGGCTCCTTCAGGCTGTCCCCACGACTCAGCTGAGGGAGAAAGCAGAGCCGGCTCTCAGCTGCCCCTCCCGCGACAGACTCGAGGCCCCAGAGCCCAAGGAGTCCGTCAGAATCAGTGTGTGTCATGCGCCAGCAACATGCTTAGAGTTCACCTGCATTCTCTCATTCAACCTGAGGCTCATCTCTGATTAGGAACAAATAACCTCTCATTGTAAGACGCAGggaatgaggcacagagaggttaaggaacttcTCTGTGACGGTGCAGCTGTTCTGAACTCAGAGCTGAGGCTGTCCGAGTGCGCCCACCCAGGGGGCCACAGGGCCCCTCTGGGGTGACAGACCCACGTCAGGGAAACGCGGCACCCCTAGCGCCGACACGGAGCAAACGTCTGTGGTCTCCTCTCCCTGCGGTGCTTCCTGCCCTCCTCCCGTCCCCGTGCTCCCAGAGCAGGTGGCCTACATTGCAGCCCTGCTTCCTGGGGAGTGCTCAGTACCTTGGCGCTGGACGAATGCGGCATGGCGGCTGACGCGCTGCTGCTGCTGTAGCCTGGCCGGTACTTGTACATGGTGGGCGTGGGGGGGCTGTCCTTCCCCAGCAGGCTGCTCTCTGCAGGgaagaggcccagggtgccaccTTATAAGCCACTCCCTTAACTTGGCTACAGGTGCTTAAAGTACAGGGGAGATGAGGTAGGCGCAGATACACTGCGCCAAAGGGAAGGCCCAGGAACACACACGAGTCGGCCGAAATGAAGACTGGAGACTCAGACCAGCCCGGAACCGCCAGTGAGTGAGCGCAGAGACCCTGGGACGCTCTCCGGTCTGTCCAGAGGCCGGCGGTACACGGACGGCCCTGTCATGGCCGTGGAACCCCCTCCCGCTGTCCGCAGAAGTGGCTCAAACACCGCTTGCTGGGTTTTCTCAGTCACAACACAGcggcctcccccagcccttgcCATCTCTGCAGTGATCTCACTCCTGCCGCACTCACCCTCGTTAGTGGCCAGGCTGAGGTGTGTCCGTAGCCCCGTGTAACGGCTCAGGTCCGGCTTAGGCGGGGGTGGCGGCTCCGCATCTGCTGACTGGCTTTCTGTTACCTCCAGGCTGCCTTTAGACTGGAGAAATGAGGCAGAAAGGAGCGTCAGGGCGACTGGAAGTATGAaactggtgggggggggggtgcgtcATCATGTGCTTCTCAACTAGGCAAGGAGAAGCCAGTCACTCTGGGGACGGTGCTGGAGAGAGAGAAGTTTTCCTCAACAAGGGTTTCATTCTGCCATTTATTTCCAGCAACAACTACTTGTTGAGCTCCTACCATCCATAAGCTCTATGTTAAGTCCTAGGAAGACAAGCAAAGGAATAGACTCAATCTCTACTGTTAATGAACTTAAAATGTAATGGGAGAAGAAGTTACATATCTAAGTAACTTACGACAAACCAGAAAGTGGTAACTACATTAAGAGATTTAAACAAAGCAAGCTTCCACCTCTGCCATGGATGCGGCTCCCCGAGGTACCCGGCGTTACTCCTTGCAGCCCTACCTCAGTCTCCTCAGCTCCCCCTGGACGCCATGGGGGCAGCTCCCCGGGGTACCCGGCGTTACCCCCTGCACCCCTACCTTAGACCTCCTCAGCTCCCCCTGGATGCCATTGTCCATGATCTTCACGGTTATCTGGCCATCTGACACTTCGGGTCGAAGGAAGGGTGGTCTGATGACaattgtcttctctttctttggTCTCCCCAAATACCTGAGTGTCAAGAGTGAGAGGGCTTTTATTCAGTCATTCAAAACTATCTATTGGCTGCCTACCCTGTGGCAAGCACTTTCACAGATAGAAGAAACAGTCCTAGCAGGCCAGGGAAAGACCAGCATTGAACTAATTTCTTCGATTCTATGAAGTACAAGACCGAAAGCAAGGCAAGGCCTCTGGGCAGACACACCCAGCTCGAGGCACTCTGGAGTAAATCTCCTCCTGGCCTCTCCAAAGGGAGCACCACCTAAAGAATgcattatggagaaggaaatggcaacccactccagtaatcttgcctggaaaaccccatggacagaggagcctggcaggctacagtccgtggaatcacaagagtcagacacgacttagcgactaaaccatccaCCACTACAAAGTGAATATATGCCTAAAGATAATGTGTGAAAAGGATATTTGCCATATACTAACTAGTTTtttggtgggagggtgggagtcAAGGAAGACTTGGGGTTATTTTTTCATCAACTTccattttatacttatttataatgGCCATTATTTTTACTAATACTGTAAAACtatggaaatgaataaaatactaaaagtttcatataaaaaaaaataaagaatgcacTAAACTCACAGGGTCTGAAGGTCAGCACTTCAGCACTCCCCATTCTAGGAGAACCCACCCTAAaaggcagccccccaccccagaacCAACCCAAGGACGACGGGCGTGTGTGACCGAGGGTGAGCGCTGGAGCACGGGGTAGGCGTACCTGGGCGCCGGGGAGCTGCAGAGCACACGGCTGACGTTGTTACAGCAGCCATTGGTGAAGGGGTTCACACCTCCCCGGAACTTACCCGTAACCTGGACAGAGGGACAAAGGGCCAAATCAGTCCCAGACAAGGGGACCATGACTTCCAGAAGCCAAAACACCCATCGGTGACAACTTACTGTGCACCCACTACCTGGGAGGC
This genomic interval carries:
- the ZDHHC5 gene encoding palmitoyltransferase ZDHHC5 codes for the protein MPAESAKRFKPSKYVPVSAAAIFLVGATTLFFAFTCPGLSLSVSPAVPVYNAVVFLFVLANFSMATFMDPGIFPRAEEDEDKEDDFRAPLYKTVEIKGIQVRMKWCATCRFYRPPRCSHCSVCDNCVEEFDHHCPWVNNCIGRRNYRYFFLFLLSLTAHITGVFGFGLLYVLYHLEELSGVRTAVTMAVMCVAGLFFIPVAGLTGFHVVLVARGRTTNEQVTGKFRGGVNPFTNGCCNNVSRVLCSSPAPRYLGRPKKEKTIVIRPPFLRPEVSDGQITVKIMDNGIQGELRRSKSKGSLEVTESQSADAEPPPPPKPDLSRYTGLRTHLSLATNEESSLLGKDSPPTPTMYKYRPGYSSSSASAAMPHSSSAKLSRGDSLKEPTSIAESSRHPSYRSEPSLEPESFRSPTFGKGFPFDPLSSGSRSSSLKSAQGTGFELGQLQSIRSEGTTSTSYKSLANQTRNGSLSYDSLLTPSDSPDFQSVQAGPEPEPPLGYTSPFLSARLAQQREAERHPRLAPGGPAPREPSPVRYDNLSRHIVASLQEREKLLRQSPPPGREEEPGLGDSGVQCTPGSGHAPRTSSSSDDSKRSPLGKAPLARPAAPRFGKPDGLRGRALASPEPGPPAPYLGRSVSYSSQKAPPGAPETEEVALQPLLTPKDEVQLKTAYSKSNGQPKSIGSAAPGPGQPPLSSPTRGGVKKVSGVGGTTYEISV